From Anthonomus grandis grandis chromosome 20, icAntGran1.3, whole genome shotgun sequence, the proteins below share one genomic window:
- the LOC126747870 gene encoding uncharacterized protein LOC126747870 isoform X2: protein MHLTKVVLLLIGSVPIALSLPPLHSTVQYQTRQNSNKLELEETSREEVTEKSLHSPTPGELLELTTEKDSEQINFARFVHAKQADKLRLECGGTTTEYENSGTTTEVPAENFEDPSALIGNIENFDTSIEADDLNEQGFYYVIHPSGLFQKVVFKTIGELSEDVRPIVESFRTYDPQTFVLQRVTLKLPAYV, encoded by the exons ATGCACTTAACAAAAgtcgttttattattaattggaTCGGTTCCGATTGCGCTATCGCTTCCACCCTTACACTCGACCGTTCAATATCAAACTCGtcaaaattccaataaattggAATTGGAGGAGACGAGCAGAGAagaag TTACAGAAAAATCCCTTCACTCACCGACACCCGGCGAGTTATTGGAACTCACCACCGAAAAAGACTCGGAACAGATCAACTTCGCTCGGTTCGTACATGCCAAACAAGCAGATAAATTGAGGTTAGAGTGCGGTGGTACCACAACCGAGTACGAAAACAGCGGTACCACAACAGAAGTACCCGCAGAAAACTTTGAAGATCCTTCTGCACTCATTGGAAATATCGAAAACTTCGACACCTCCATAGAAGCGGACGACTTAAACGAGCAAG GGTTTTACTACGTCATTCATCCCAGTGGACTTTTCCAGAAGGTCGTGTTCAAAACGATCGGTGAGTTATCGGAGGATGTTCGGCCAATAGTTGAGTCGTTTCGCACATACGATCCGCAGACTTTTGTCCTTCAGAGGGTCACCCTGAAGTTACCCGCTTATGTTTGA
- the LOC126747870 gene encoding uncharacterized protein LOC126747870 isoform X1: protein MHLTKVVLLLIGSVPIALSLPPLHSTVQYQTRQNSNKLELEETSREEVTEKSLHSPTPGELLELTTEKDSEQINFARFVHAKQADKLRLECGGTTTEYENSGTTTEVPAENFEDPSALIGNIENFDTSIEADDLNEQGNEYSNALLSDFDSSFPGFYYVIHPSGLFQKVVFKTIGELSEDVRPIVESFRTYDPQTFVLQRVTLKLPAYV from the exons ATGCACTTAACAAAAgtcgttttattattaattggaTCGGTTCCGATTGCGCTATCGCTTCCACCCTTACACTCGACCGTTCAATATCAAACTCGtcaaaattccaataaattggAATTGGAGGAGACGAGCAGAGAagaag TTACAGAAAAATCCCTTCACTCACCGACACCCGGCGAGTTATTGGAACTCACCACCGAAAAAGACTCGGAACAGATCAACTTCGCTCGGTTCGTACATGCCAAACAAGCAGATAAATTGAGGTTAGAGTGCGGTGGTACCACAACCGAGTACGAAAACAGCGGTACCACAACAGAAGTACCCGCAGAAAACTTTGAAGATCCTTCTGCACTCATTGGAAATATCGAAAACTTCGACACCTCCATAGAAGCGGACGACTTAAACGAGCAAGGTAATGAGTACTCAAACGCGCTCCTGAGTGACTTCGACTCATCGTTTCCAGGGTTTTACTACGTCATTCATCCCAGTGGACTTTTCCAGAAGGTCGTGTTCAAAACGATCGGTGAGTTATCGGAGGATGTTCGGCCAATAGTTGAGTCGTTTCGCACATACGATCCGCAGACTTTTGTCCTTCAGAGGGTCACCCTGAAGTTACCCGCTTATGTTTGA
- the LOC126747861 gene encoding cilia- and flagella-associated protein 157 isoform X1, producing MAKGGKKGKKGKKGKKGHEENPDALTEVDKTFYELTIADLNRKLARLRSLTQELEEKNEELTQSNEKNDEDKSDIITYLKRLLQEKTSEINELEERIAGLQETRQNETEQFETKISELEQEFAQMHEQLTSENKLLEGKLNSLEEFRSQRDDLMKKYEEQEKKMETQEKRHAREIYEIERKFIISKDKLKKDMETRLLQLSTEFHDASELRIAATTHRVIRENISVNNELDTMLHTHQKLFKDYNSLKSKTVNMRQDAELHEEEKKKALAKARVQARVIEKVTARNEYLQNELLRHKEYESEAREARNRLKHEQECLRKQEFKIKLLEQNLHRLKCLNSSLETDVLYLKTENDRLEDILMEGVSCIKEALTIKSESDTSVKSSKRENLLNTLFSLLNQGHERRIKKPSLETIASADATYALGDLGFVPRPVDPRPTARTQRNICSQVGESFEDFVLYGEASKYSAKKSYVDRRDSALDESSEEECKSELEEEMSEEQKESVLFFDEEEQVEEEDEDESVEFDPFAAEHSAESVEAEVSTHKLNQVREEEEEEEGEVAPEEVIGPEDGEAKEETPEEEGPREEGEEVKSEE from the exons ATGGCGAAGGGAGGCAAGAAGGGCAAGAAAGGGAAGAAGGGCAAGAAGGGGCACGAGGAGAACCCCGACGCCCTCACGGAGGTCGACAAGACCTTCTACGAGCTGACCATAGCGGACCTGAACAGGAAATTGGCCCGTCTGAGGTCCCTGACGCAGGAACTCGAGGAAAAGAACGAGGAACTGACGCAGAGCAACGAGAAAAACGACGAGGACAAGTCGGATATCATCACTTACCTCAAGAGGCTGCTGCAAGAGAAAACGagcgagataaacgagctcgaGGAACGGATCGCCGGATTGCAAGAGACTCGTCAGAATGAGACCGAACAGTTCGAGACGAAGATCAGCGAGTTGGAGCAGGAGTTTGCGCAGATGCACGAGCAGCTCACCTCGGAGAATAAACTCCTGGAAG GTAAACTGAACTCGCTGGAGGAGTTCAGGTCGCAACGCGACGACTTGATGAAGAAGTACGAGGAGCAGGAGAAGAAGATGGAGACCCAAGAGAAGAGACACGCGAGGGAGATCTACGAGATCGAACGCAAGTTCATCATAAGCAAGGACAAACTGAAGAAGGACATGGAGACGAGACTGTTGCAACTCTCGACGGAGTTCCATGACGCGTCCGAGCTGCGCATCGCCGCCACCACCCATCGGGTCATAAGGGAGAACATCTCGGTCAATAACGAACTGGACACGATGCTCCACACGCACCAGAAGCTCTTTAAGGACTACAACAGCCTCAAGAGCAAAACGGTGAACATGCGACAAGACGCGGAGCTACACGAGGAGGAGAAGAAAAAGGCTTTGGCGAAGGCGCGGGTGCAAGCGAGGGTCATCGAGAAGGTCACCGCGAGGAACGAGTACCTTCAGAACGAGCTTCTGAGGCACAAGGAGTACGAGTCTGAGGCGCGCGAGGCACGTAACCGATTAAAACACGAACAAGAGTGCCTCAGAAAACAAGAGTTCAAGATCAAACTCTTGGAGCAGAACCTGCATCGCCTCAAGTGCCTCAACTCCAGTTTGGAGACGGACGTGCTCTATCTGAAGACGGAGAACGACCGTCTGGAGGACATCTTGATGGAGGGAGTGAGCTGCATCAAGGAGGCCTTGACCATCAAGTCGGAGAGTGACACCTCGGTGAAGTCGAGCAAGAGAGAGAACCTCCTCAACACCCTCTTCTCCTTACTAAATCAGGGCCACGAGAGGCGAATCAAGAAGCCTTCTCTGGAAACGATCGCCTCGGCAGACGCCACTTATGCCCTCGGGGACCTCGGGTTTGTACCCAGACCAGTTGACCCGCGGCCGACCGCCAGGACTCAAAGGAACATTTGCTCCCAAGTGGGTGAGAGCTTCGAGGACTTTGTCCTCTATGGGGAGGCGAGCAAATACTCCGCCAAGAAGAGCTACGTGGATAGAAGGGATAGTGCCCTGGACGAGTCCTCCGAGGAGGAATGTAAGAGCGAGTTAGAAGAGGAGATGAGCGAGGAGCAGAAAGAGAGCGTGCTGTTCTTTGACGAGGAGGAACAGGTTGAGGAGGAGGACGAGGACGAGAGTGTCGAGTTTGATCCGTTTGCCGCCGAGCACTCGGCCGAGTCGGTGGAGGCGGAGGTGTCGACGCATAAGTTGAATCAGGTTagggaggaggaggaggaggaggaggggGAAGTTGCCCCTGAAGAGGTTATTGGTCCTGAAGATGGAGAGGCTAAGGAGGAAACACCCGAGGAAGAAGGGCCTAGGGAGGAAGGAGAAGAAGTGAAGAGTGAGGAGTGA